The Sphingomonas sp. So64.6b genome includes a region encoding these proteins:
- a CDS encoding beta-galactosidase, which yields MRLKVFLSALLLAAAPAVAATGEPAPFKAAGLSIGSSWYPEQWPEARWEVDLALMERAQLNVVRIGEFAWARMEPADGQFDFAWLDRAIAAAARHKIRVVLGTPTAGPPIWLTEAHPDVLRVNEDGSVEGHGERRQFSFASATYRGYARRIAAEMARRYGRNPNVVGWQIDNEIGVPSFDGEVRTLWASWLAKRYGSIDALNRRWTTEYWSQRYQRFDQIPLKSKGPQNPALILDYHRFVSSVWADYVGEQAVAIRAHADPRQFVTTNSTAWNNNFDQYLVHRDLDIAAWDDYVPGGRPDWVANALHHDLVRGYKRRNFWVMEAQPGRVDWAPVNRSLDPGQVRELAWQMVAHGGDAILYWQWRSALNGQEQYHGTVVGPDGMPMPIYDEIAKTAAEFASAAPLLAGTSPYARIAMLYSQESRWAVDQEKHSRDYDPVATMQDWYRPVAASGRTIDILPGNADLAGYALVVAPLLNIVDNATAERLTSYVRGGGHLVLGPRSGMKDDDNALWTQRQPGPLAALLGARVENYYPIDAGVIVAGASITGSAKTWAEVLKPTANDVEILATYSDGPWLAGKPAIVSRRVGKGRITYVGAIFDSAGQRAITDFMLASVRAGAPPLPPADGVEAVERKGPGGRYLIVINHAGEPAQLQLPAGARRVVGDLDAGTLPAHGVALLSLPVH from the coding sequence GTGAGGCTGAAGGTCTTTCTGTCGGCGTTGCTGCTTGCCGCAGCGCCGGCCGTTGCGGCGACCGGCGAACCGGCGCCGTTCAAGGCCGCGGGCCTGTCGATCGGCAGCAGCTGGTATCCCGAACAATGGCCCGAAGCGCGCTGGGAAGTCGATCTGGCGCTGATGGAGCGCGCTCAGTTAAACGTCGTACGCATCGGCGAATTCGCCTGGGCGCGGATGGAGCCGGCCGATGGTCAGTTCGATTTCGCCTGGCTCGACCGGGCGATCGCGGCGGCTGCGCGGCACAAGATTCGCGTCGTGCTCGGCACGCCGACCGCCGGGCCGCCGATCTGGCTGACTGAGGCGCATCCCGACGTCCTGCGCGTCAATGAAGACGGCAGCGTCGAGGGACATGGCGAACGACGCCAATTCTCCTTCGCGAGCGCGACCTATCGCGGTTATGCGCGCCGTATCGCCGCAGAGATGGCGCGGCGCTATGGCCGCAATCCCAATGTCGTCGGCTGGCAGATCGACAATGAAATCGGCGTGCCCTCGTTCGATGGCGAAGTCAGGACACTCTGGGCCAGCTGGCTGGCGAAACGCTATGGCAGTATCGATGCGCTCAACCGGCGCTGGACGACCGAGTATTGGAGCCAGCGCTACCAGCGCTTCGATCAGATTCCGCTGAAATCGAAAGGGCCGCAGAACCCGGCGCTGATCCTCGATTATCACCGGTTCGTCAGCAGCGTATGGGCGGATTATGTCGGCGAACAGGCAGTCGCGATCCGCGCTCATGCCGACCCGCGTCAGTTCGTCACCACCAACTCGACCGCCTGGAACAATAATTTCGACCAGTATCTCGTCCACCGCGACCTCGATATCGCGGCGTGGGACGATTATGTGCCTGGCGGCCGTCCCGACTGGGTGGCCAATGCGCTGCATCATGATCTGGTCCGCGGCTATAAACGGCGCAATTTCTGGGTGATGGAAGCGCAGCCGGGGCGCGTCGATTGGGCGCCGGTGAACCGGTCGCTCGATCCGGGCCAGGTACGCGAACTGGCCTGGCAAATGGTCGCGCATGGCGGGGACGCGATCCTCTACTGGCAATGGCGCAGCGCGCTGAACGGGCAAGAGCAGTATCACGGTACGGTGGTCGGGCCGGACGGTATGCCCATGCCGATCTATGACGAGATCGCGAAGACCGCCGCCGAATTCGCCAGCGCGGCACCGTTGCTGGCCGGCACGAGCCCATATGCCAGGATCGCCATGCTCTATTCGCAGGAGAGCCGCTGGGCGGTGGATCAGGAAAAGCATAGCCGCGATTACGACCCGGTCGCCACGATGCAGGACTGGTATCGTCCAGTCGCGGCCAGCGGACGGACAATCGACATATTACCCGGCAACGCGGATCTGGCCGGATACGCGCTGGTTGTCGCACCGCTGCTCAACATAGTGGACAATGCGACCGCCGAACGTCTGACAAGCTATGTGCGGGGCGGCGGGCATCTCGTGCTCGGGCCGCGCAGTGGCATGAAGGACGACGACAACGCGCTATGGACTCAGCGCCAGCCGGGCCCGCTCGCCGCGCTGCTCGGCGCGCGCGTCGAGAATTATTATCCGATCGATGCCGGCGTGATCGTCGCCGGTGCATCGATTACCGGCAGTGCAAAGACCTGGGCCGAGGTGCTCAAGCCGACCGCGAACGATGTCGAGATACTCGCGACCTATTCGGATGGCCCCTGGCTAGCGGGCAAGCCCGCGATCGTCTCGCGCCGCGTTGGCAAAGGCCGGATCACTTATGTCGGGGCGATATTCGATTCTGCCGGACAACGCGCGATCACCGATTTCATGCTTGCATCGGTTCGCGCCGGTGCCCCGCCACTGCCCCCGGCCGACGGCGTCGAGGCCGTGGAACGGAAAGGTCCGGGCGGGCGATACCTGATCGTCATCAATCACGCCGGCGAGCCGGCTCAACTCCAACTTCCGGCCGGCGCTCGCCGGGTGGTCGGCGACCTTGATGCCGGCACCTTACCCGCGCATGGCGTCGCCCTGCTGAGCCTGCCCGTCCATTAA
- a CDS encoding MFS transporter encodes MAGKGTGKLGGLRWFIIGLIGLATVINYIDRNALAVMWPAVSKDIGADKADYALLVTAFMVAYAVGQSLFGRVLDVIGTRMGFVASIFFWSLSIAAHSLVRSLGLLGFLRVTLGLSEAGNWPGAVKANAAWFPPAERALAQGIFNSGAAIGAIISAPLVALLYEAIGWRATFLLIGVLGILWLVPWLFLYRGEPGAHPWLSEAERAHIAGEGGAGPLQPIAGYAPGMGQLLRHRETWAILVSRFFLDPVWWLFVSWLPIYLAETFGFDVKQIGLFAWVPFVGAMLGSLLGGWASGMLIRRGWSALRARQAIITVGGVIMLPALLLTAMAATPLYAVLLIAVVLFGFQIAINNIQTLPGDYFAGGTVGSLAGIGGTAAVAGTLITTWLVPVMTVDGYGPIFALSAAIVPLGVLAIWLLGGRTAPVAPPSTPIIEEAGI; translated from the coding sequence ATGGCTGGCAAAGGCACCGGTAAGCTTGGCGGTCTACGCTGGTTCATCATCGGCCTGATCGGGCTGGCGACGGTGATCAACTATATCGACCGCAATGCGCTAGCGGTGATGTGGCCGGCGGTGTCGAAGGATATCGGCGCGGACAAGGCCGATTATGCGCTGCTCGTGACCGCGTTCATGGTCGCCTATGCGGTCGGCCAGTCGCTGTTCGGGCGCGTGCTCGACGTGATCGGCACACGTATGGGGTTCGTCGCCTCGATCTTCTTCTGGTCGCTGTCGATCGCCGCGCATTCGCTGGTCCGCTCGCTCGGCCTGCTCGGTTTCCTGCGCGTGACGCTGGGCCTGAGCGAAGCGGGCAACTGGCCGGGCGCGGTCAAGGCCAATGCCGCCTGGTTCCCGCCGGCCGAACGCGCGCTGGCGCAGGGTATCTTCAATTCGGGCGCGGCGATCGGCGCGATCATCTCCGCGCCGCTGGTGGCGTTGCTGTACGAAGCGATCGGCTGGCGTGCGACTTTCCTGCTGATCGGTGTGCTCGGCATCCTGTGGCTGGTGCCGTGGCTGTTCCTCTATCGCGGTGAGCCCGGCGCGCATCCCTGGCTGAGCGAAGCGGAACGCGCGCATATCGCCGGCGAGGGTGGGGCCGGGCCGCTGCAACCGATCGCCGGTTATGCGCCGGGCATGGGGCAATTGCTGCGTCACCGCGAAACCTGGGCGATCCTGGTCAGCCGCTTCTTCCTCGATCCGGTGTGGTGGCTATTCGTCTCCTGGCTGCCGATCTATCTCGCCGAGACGTTCGGCTTCGACGTCAAGCAGATCGGGCTGTTCGCCTGGGTGCCGTTCGTCGGCGCGATGCTGGGCAGCTTGCTCGGCGGCTGGGCATCGGGGATGCTGATCCGGCGCGGCTGGTCGGCGTTGCGTGCGCGCCAGGCGATCATCACGGTCGGTGGCGTGATCATGCTGCCCGCGCTGTTGCTGACCGCGATGGCGGCGACCCCGCTCTATGCCGTGCTGCTGATCGCGGTGGTGTTGTTCGGTTTCCAGATCGCGATCAACAATATCCAGACCTTGCCGGGCGACTATTTCGCCGGCGGCACAGTCGGCTCGCTGGCTGGCATCGGCGGCACGGCGGCGGTCGCGGGCACGCTGATCACCACCTGGCTCGTGCCGGTCATGACGGTCGACGGCTACGGCCCGATCTTCGCACTCTCGGCGGCGATTGTGCCGCTCGGGGTCCTCGCCATCTGGCTGCTCGGCGGACGCACCGCGCCCGTCGCGCCGCCTTCAACGCCCATCATCGAAGAGGCTGGAATATGA
- a CDS encoding TonB-dependent receptor: MPAEASAAAQSNAGAVVQPEPAQEPEPDIVVTGIRQTIESSIAVKRQEMAIVDALNSTEIGDLPALSIGEAIQTITGATSHQEKGGATEISLRGLGSFLSATTFNGREASNGSGDRAVNFNQFPSELVSGIKIYKSQQADLIEGGVAGTIELETLRPLDYKKRSLQVEVKANYNPYQDKIRGESAWGWRGTASYVDQFDLGGLGEVGIALGVQRNQVNNPEETYAAGSTYYACNPLTNPTGNCNEITRQAGAAGSPFYLAPSSVTFRQITESDKRDAFIGSLQWKPNSKIDINLDFQYSKRDYTEDRHDLTLAETRYSLRNVQYDDQHRLIYANGISSVDAIGNYLTRDEEYLGGGGSVSWKATDRLTISTDVSYSQTKRDTLQRSVRLRTDAFDINNVRTPVNDQRIPYTYDARGGFATQISFDPRFNPNDWSLFSDDARLRRDDEYKQDKIFAARLDAGYEFDGFLKRIDIGGRYSHRRYININDLVEVLQNDRSVDRNVNLACRTPFPQTGYLHDAPNQSITSWATFDTLCQFRGYLGTEDPGIGADTRAVDNADVTEKVWSGYVMGTYDSQLGNTPVRGNFGVRVVQTDVRSIGLRAGLDVVPDGDGIKLVENGDFATQTLTNSYFRALPSVNANFELSNDVVARVAAYRAMSRPAPSDLAAGRTITLDDGTGFSDIADAIDNIIADGSPSLKPIMSWNGDLALEWYPNKDTIVAGTLYYKSFGGGFIPVSINETFNIGGQDVTVPVTQRQNSDEKSRVYGLELTLTNRFSWLPAPFDGLGAKLSYNYANSNFKNYDIRLGNVIDPVTGVVTPGIIPAANLSGFSKHTGSAQLYYQMKNLSLEAVYTYRSSYYQDFVGGNTQLRFVRPSNLVNLRASYNVNRNLSLRVEALNVFNDAKVTDMPVYGSSRQYHYYGSKYFIGARVRF; this comes from the coding sequence TTGCCGGCTGAAGCCTCGGCTGCGGCCCAATCCAACGCCGGCGCTGTCGTCCAGCCGGAACCGGCACAGGAGCCCGAGCCGGACATCGTCGTCACTGGCATCCGCCAGACGATCGAAAGCTCGATCGCGGTGAAGCGTCAGGAGATGGCGATCGTCGATGCGCTCAACTCGACCGAGATCGGCGATTTGCCCGCTTTGTCGATCGGCGAAGCGATCCAGACCATCACCGGCGCGACCAGCCATCAGGAAAAGGGTGGCGCCACAGAGATTTCGCTGCGCGGCCTGGGCTCGTTCCTCAGCGCGACGACATTCAACGGCCGCGAAGCCTCGAACGGCAGCGGCGACCGTGCGGTCAATTTCAACCAGTTCCCGTCCGAACTGGTCAGCGGCATCAAAATCTACAAGTCGCAACAGGCCGATCTGATCGAAGGCGGCGTGGCGGGCACGATCGAGCTCGAGACGCTACGCCCGCTTGATTACAAGAAGCGTTCGCTCCAGGTCGAGGTGAAGGCCAATTACAATCCCTATCAGGACAAGATTCGCGGTGAGAGCGCATGGGGCTGGCGCGGCACCGCGAGCTATGTCGACCAGTTCGACCTGGGTGGCCTGGGCGAAGTCGGCATCGCGCTTGGCGTGCAGCGCAACCAGGTCAACAATCCGGAAGAGACCTATGCCGCCGGCAGCACCTATTATGCCTGCAACCCGCTGACCAATCCGACCGGCAATTGCAACGAGATTACCCGGCAGGCGGGAGCGGCGGGATCGCCCTTCTATCTCGCGCCGAGCTCGGTCACGTTCCGCCAGATCACCGAATCGGACAAGCGCGATGCGTTCATCGGATCGCTGCAATGGAAGCCCAATTCCAAAATCGATATCAACCTCGATTTCCAATATTCGAAGCGCGATTATACCGAGGATCGTCACGACCTGACGCTGGCGGAGACGCGCTACAGTTTACGCAACGTCCAGTATGACGACCAGCATCGCCTGATCTATGCGAACGGTATTTCGTCGGTCGATGCAATCGGCAATTACCTGACGCGTGACGAGGAATATCTCGGCGGTGGCGGATCGGTGAGCTGGAAGGCGACTGACCGGCTGACGATCAGCACCGACGTTTCCTATTCGCAGACCAAGCGCGACACGCTCCAGCGCAGCGTGCGGCTGCGCACCGATGCGTTCGACATCAACAATGTGCGTACGCCGGTCAACGATCAGCGCATTCCCTACACCTATGACGCGCGCGGCGGCTTCGCCACGCAGATCAGTTTCGATCCGCGCTTCAACCCCAATGACTGGTCGCTGTTCAGCGACGACGCGCGCCTGCGCCGCGACGACGAATACAAGCAGGACAAGATTTTCGCCGCACGGCTGGATGCCGGATATGAATTCGATGGCTTTCTGAAGCGGATCGATATCGGCGGCCGCTATTCGCATCGCCGCTACATCAACATCAACGATCTCGTGGAAGTCCTCCAGAATGATCGCTCGGTTGATCGGAACGTCAATCTCGCCTGCCGCACACCATTTCCGCAAACCGGCTATCTCCACGATGCGCCCAATCAGTCGATCACGTCCTGGGCGACATTCGACACATTGTGCCAGTTCCGCGGTTATCTCGGCACCGAGGATCCCGGAATCGGCGCCGATACTCGTGCGGTCGACAATGCCGACGTGACCGAGAAGGTCTGGTCCGGTTACGTCATGGGAACCTATGACAGCCAATTGGGCAACACGCCGGTCCGCGGCAATTTCGGCGTGCGCGTGGTGCAGACCGATGTCCGGTCGATCGGCCTGCGCGCGGGCCTGGATGTCGTCCCCGATGGCGACGGCATCAAGCTGGTCGAAAATGGCGACTTCGCGACGCAGACGCTGACCAATAGCTATTTCCGCGCTTTGCCCAGCGTGAACGCAAATTTCGAACTGTCGAACGATGTGGTCGCGCGCGTTGCCGCCTATCGCGCCATGTCGCGCCCCGCGCCGAGCGATCTCGCCGCCGGTCGTACAATCACGCTGGATGACGGCACTGGCTTCAGCGACATCGCAGACGCGATCGACAATATCATCGCCGATGGCTCGCCCTCGCTCAAGCCGATCATGTCGTGGAACGGCGACCTCGCGCTCGAATGGTATCCCAACAAGGATACGATCGTCGCCGGCACGCTCTATTACAAGAGCTTCGGCGGCGGGTTCATACCGGTGTCGATCAACGAGACGTTCAACATCGGTGGTCAGGATGTCACCGTGCCGGTCACTCAGCGCCAGAACAGCGACGAGAAGAGCCGCGTCTATGGCCTCGAACTCACGCTTACCAACCGCTTTTCCTGGCTGCCCGCACCGTTCGACGGGTTGGGCGCCAAGCTGAGCTACAATTACGCCAATTCGAACTTCAAGAATTATGACATCCGCCTCGGCAATGTGATCGATCCCGTCACCGGCGTGGTGACCCCGGGCATCATCCCGGCTGCCAATCTGTCGGGCTTTTCGAAGCACACCGGGTCGGCGCAGCTCTATTACCAGATGAAGAACCTGTCGCTGGAGGCGGTCTACACCTACCGGTCGAGCTATTATCAGGACTTTGTCGGCGGCAATACGCAGCTGCGTTTCGTGCGCCCGTCGAACCTGGTCAATCTGCGCGCGTCGTACAATGTGAACCGCAATCTCTCGCTGCGGGTCGAGGCGCTCAACGTGTTCAACGACGCCAAGGTCACCGACATGCCGGTCTATGGCAGCAGCCGGCAATATCATTATTACGGATCGAAATACTTCATCGGCGCCCGGGTGCGCTTCTAG
- a CDS encoding rhamnogalacturonan acetylesterase, with protein MRHMLLALALVTTPALAQDEPAHPRVAGEVPKTRTDAPPITAYKLILVGDSTMAVGSGWASMFCAEHVKSNVACLNMGRGGRSTRSYRQEGSWAIVQNEIKAAGYAATYVLIQFGHNDQSSAPERWTAIDSEFPANLTRYVAEVRAAGGIPVLLTPLVRRDFKDGKILNTLDVWSDQVRKVATATATPLVDLNADSARVVQRIGPVEAMKLAMADPIPEEVAAAKTGTTLRPRPATEARVPDAPTTADGPRGQYARKFDYTHVGDAGARVFSRLVANGLAKAVPPLRSQLVP; from the coding sequence ATGCGACACATGCTTCTCGCGCTTGCGCTGGTGACCACGCCGGCGCTGGCGCAGGACGAACCGGCCCATCCGCGCGTCGCCGGCGAAGTGCCGAAGACGCGCACCGATGCACCCCCGATCACGGCGTACAAGCTGATCCTGGTCGGGGATTCGACCATGGCGGTGGGTAGCGGCTGGGCGTCGATGTTCTGCGCCGAGCATGTGAAATCCAATGTCGCTTGCCTCAACATGGGGCGCGGCGGGCGCTCGACGCGCAGCTATCGGCAGGAGGGATCCTGGGCGATCGTGCAGAACGAGATCAAGGCGGCGGGTTATGCCGCCACTTATGTGCTGATCCAGTTCGGGCATAATGACCAATCCTCCGCGCCCGAACGCTGGACCGCGATCGACAGCGAATTCCCGGCCAACCTGACGCGCTATGTCGCGGAGGTTCGGGCCGCCGGCGGCATTCCCGTGCTGCTGACGCCGCTGGTGCGGCGCGATTTCAAGGACGGCAAGATCCTCAACACGCTCGATGTCTGGTCCGATCAGGTGCGCAAGGTGGCGACGGCAACCGCGACGCCGCTGGTCGATCTCAATGCGGACAGCGCGCGGGTGGTGCAGCGGATCGGGCCGGTCGAGGCGATGAAGCTCGCCATGGCCGATCCGATTCCCGAGGAAGTCGCGGCGGCGAAGACCGGTACGACCCTGCGGCCACGTCCTGCCACTGAAGCGCGCGTGCCCGATGCGCCGACGACTGCCGACGGGCCGCGCGGGCAATATGCCCGCAAGTTCGATTACACCCATGTCGGCGACGCCGGCGCGCGGGTCTTTTCCCGGCTGGTCGCCAATGGACTGGCCAAGGCCGTGCCGCCGCTGCGCAGCCAATTGGTGCCTTAG
- a CDS encoding glucose 1-dehydrogenase, giving the protein MRFKNKIAIVTGGGRDIGKSISLRLASEGASVVINYRSDEAAAQATADAIIAAGGTVLLQRADVTDADQVAALVAATTDKFGARIDYLVNCAGGMIARKTLADMDADFFDEVMNLNLRSAFLVTKAVLPHLGKGSAIVNLASLAGRDGGGPGATVYAAAKGAMMTITRGWAKELGPQGIRVNALCPGLIGTSFHDIFSKPEGRAAVAGNTPLRREGHPDEVAASVAYLLSEDAAFLTGVNLDINGGLFFS; this is encoded by the coding sequence ATGAGATTCAAGAACAAGATCGCGATCGTCACCGGCGGCGGACGCGACATCGGCAAATCGATTTCGCTGCGGCTGGCAAGCGAAGGCGCCAGCGTCGTGATCAACTATCGCAGCGACGAGGCCGCCGCTCAAGCGACCGCCGACGCGATCATTGCGGCAGGCGGCACTGTCCTGCTGCAGCGCGCCGATGTGACCGATGCCGATCAGGTCGCGGCGTTGGTCGCGGCGACCACCGACAAGTTCGGCGCGCGCATCGATTATCTCGTCAACTGCGCGGGCGGCATGATCGCGCGCAAGACGCTGGCCGATATGGATGCGGACTTCTTCGACGAGGTCATGAATCTGAACCTCCGCTCCGCTTTCCTGGTGACCAAGGCGGTGCTGCCGCATCTCGGCAAGGGCAGCGCGATCGTCAATCTCGCGTCGCTCGCCGGCCGCGATGGCGGTGGACCCGGCGCGACGGTTTATGCTGCGGCAAAGGGCGCGATGATGACGATCACGCGCGGCTGGGCCAAGGAACTGGGGCCGCAGGGCATTCGCGTCAATGCACTGTGCCCGGGCCTGATCGGCACCAGTTTTCACGACATCTTCTCCAAGCCCGAGGGGCGCGCCGCAGTCGCCGGCAACACGCCGCTGCGGCGCGAGGGGCATCCGGACGAGGTCGCCGCTTCGGTCGCCTATCTCCTGTCCGAGGATGCGGCGTTCCTGACCGGGGTCAATCTCGACATCAATGGCGGCCTGTTCTTCTCCTGA
- a CDS encoding GDSL-type esterase/lipase family protein, whose protein sequence is MLISILFAAQSMALASTTPASIAPVQAAPADTAMVVDPCPPPAAPNSGRAAMVQTILTPNTAFTPPPVPLRDQPLTGQAARDWPALCRYRTENAALTGPVRVVFMGDSITELWKAADPDFFTGGVVDRGISGQTSAQMVLRFQQDVVALKPRAVHIMAGTNDVAGNTGPTTEQAYKDNITAMATLAHANGIRVVIGAIPPAAHFWWAPAMKPAPQIVRLNHWLADYARRNGFVFVDYHRALTASDGSLPPSFANDGVHPNRAGYAVMQAQARTALKPYLPPPSNGVRR, encoded by the coding sequence ATGCTGATCTCGATCCTGTTCGCCGCCCAGTCCATGGCGCTGGCATCAACCACGCCGGCATCGATCGCGCCGGTACAGGCAGCGCCCGCCGACACGGCGATGGTGGTCGATCCCTGCCCGCCGCCGGCCGCGCCCAATTCCGGGCGCGCCGCGATGGTGCAGACAATATTGACGCCGAACACGGCCTTCACCCCGCCGCCGGTGCCGCTGCGCGATCAGCCGTTGACTGGTCAGGCCGCGCGGGATTGGCCCGCGCTGTGCCGCTACCGCACGGAAAATGCCGCGCTGACCGGACCGGTGCGCGTCGTCTTCATGGGGGATTCGATCACCGAATTGTGGAAGGCGGCCGACCCCGACTTCTTCACGGGCGGCGTGGTCGATCGCGGCATCAGCGGGCAGACCAGCGCACAGATGGTGCTGCGTTTCCAACAGGATGTCGTCGCGCTGAAGCCGCGTGCGGTGCACATCATGGCCGGCACCAACGATGTCGCGGGCAATACCGGCCCGACCACCGAGCAGGCATACAAGGACAATATCACCGCCATGGCGACGCTCGCCCATGCCAATGGCATCCGCGTGGTGATTGGCGCGATCCCGCCCGCAGCGCATTTCTGGTGGGCGCCGGCGATGAAACCGGCGCCGCAGATCGTCCGGCTCAACCATTGGCTGGCGGACTATGCGCGACGCAACGGATTCGTGTTCGTCGACTATCACCGCGCGCTCACCGCATCCGACGGATCGCTGCCGCCGTCTTTCGCCAATGACGGCGTACACCCCAATCGCGCCGGCTATGCCGTGATGCAGGCGCAGGCCCGAACCGCCTTGAAGCCATATCTCCCGCCCCCATCCAATGGAGTTCGTCGATGA
- a CDS encoding sugar kinase yields the protein MQRTGSILCFGELLLRLNPIAATPLAQADTLALHVGGAEANVAAALAALDHDAAMASVAAANELGEATCRALRAAGVDLRFVGSAAGRQGLYFLTPGASLRPAQILYDREDSSFTRYDWSAIDWSTMLAGRAWLHVSGITPALGPDLAVATLAAMRTARAMGVSVSFDANYRPRLWSRWSAEPRDILIELATEADLFFATHRDMALLLGRCFHGDGPARRREAAEAAFAALPRLRWMASTAREVEAVDRHRLSARIDSRTESWTTQEVTLTGVVDRIGGGDAFAAGVLHGLMRGAGEAAALQDGLALACLKHSVIGDMALFTRSDLEEFGTGGLDVRR from the coding sequence GTGCAGCGGACCGGCTCCATCCTGTGCTTCGGCGAACTGCTGTTGCGACTGAACCCGATCGCTGCGACGCCGCTGGCGCAGGCCGATACGCTGGCACTTCATGTCGGGGGCGCGGAGGCCAATGTCGCCGCGGCGCTGGCCGCGCTCGACCATGACGCGGCAATGGCGAGCGTGGCGGCGGCGAACGAGCTGGGCGAGGCCACGTGCCGCGCGTTGCGCGCCGCCGGCGTGGACCTGCGCTTCGTCGGGTCCGCGGCGGGCCGGCAGGGTCTTTATTTCCTGACGCCGGGTGCGTCGTTGCGGCCGGCGCAGATTCTTTATGATCGCGAGGACAGCAGTTTTACCCGCTACGATTGGTCGGCGATCGACTGGTCGACCATGCTGGCGGGACGGGCATGGTTGCACGTATCGGGCATCACGCCCGCACTCGGGCCGGACCTCGCTGTCGCGACCCTGGCCGCAATGCGTACCGCCCGTGCCATGGGCGTATCGGTCTCGTTCGACGCCAATTACCGCCCGCGCCTATGGTCGCGGTGGAGCGCCGAGCCGCGCGACATATTGATCGAGCTGGCGACCGAAGCCGATTTATTCTTCGCGACGCATCGCGACATGGCGCTGCTGCTCGGCCGGTGCTTTCACGGCGACGGGCCGGCGCGGCGCCGCGAGGCCGCCGAAGCCGCATTCGCCGCGCTGCCGCGATTGCGCTGGATGGCCTCGACCGCGCGCGAGGTCGAGGCGGTGGATCGCCATCGCCTCTCGGCCCGGATCGACAGCCGCACCGAAAGCTGGACCACGCAGGAGGTCACGCTGACCGGCGTGGTCGACCGGATCGGCGGCGGCGACGCCTTTGCGGCGGGCGTGCTGCACGGCCTGATGCGCGGCGCCGGCGAAGCAGCGGCGCTACAGGACGGACTGGCGCTGGCGTGCCTGAAGCACAGCGTGATCGGCGACATGGCGCTATTCACGCGCTCCGATCTGGAAGAGTTCGGCACGGGCGGACTCGATGTCCGGCGCTAG
- a CDS encoding FadR/GntR family transcriptional regulator has product MADRRLFQNVADQIVELIDKGAFPPGSRLPGERELSERFGVSRVTIREAEIALQATGRIRIKTGSGVYVSDTVTQDSGHLPAVSAFELTEARLLFESEAAALAAPIISDGDLAILRDLLDQMAQDNLDDDAITSIDRLFHLTIAAASGNKAIIHVIETLWRLRTEIAEVRTTHASVCHHDGATRQSEHAAIVDGLARHDPQAARVAMRQHFNRLLEAMLDATEEREIEETKHRAAASRARFRMSAQLG; this is encoded by the coding sequence ATGGCAGATCGTCGTCTCTTTCAGAATGTCGCGGACCAGATTGTCGAGCTGATCGACAAGGGAGCGTTTCCGCCAGGATCGCGCCTGCCGGGCGAGCGCGAGCTTTCCGAGCGTTTCGGCGTCAGCCGCGTCACCATCCGCGAAGCGGAGATCGCGCTGCAGGCGACCGGCCGGATCCGGATCAAGACCGGCTCGGGCGTCTATGTCTCGGACACGGTTACGCAGGATTCCGGACACTTGCCGGCAGTCAGCGCTTTCGAACTGACCGAGGCGCGTCTGCTGTTCGAATCCGAGGCGGCGGCGCTCGCCGCACCGATCATCTCCGATGGCGACCTTGCGATCCTGCGCGACCTGCTCGACCAGATGGCGCAGGACAATCTCGACGACGATGCGATCACCTCGATCGACCGCCTGTTCCATCTGACCATCGCCGCTGCATCAGGCAACAAGGCGATCATCCATGTGATCGAGACACTATGGCGGTTGCGCACCGAGATTGCCGAAGTGCGCACGACCCATGCGTCGGTATGTCACCACGACGGTGCAACCCGGCAGTCGGAACACGCCGCGATCGTCGACGGGCTCGCCCGGCATGACCCGCAAGCGGCGCGGGTCGCCATGCGCCAGCATTTCAACCGGCTGCTCGAGGCGATGCTCGATGCGACCGAGGAACGCGAGATCGAGGAAACCAAGCACCGCGCCGCAGCGAGCCGCGCGCGCTTCCGGATGAGCGCGCAACTCGGCTAG